Within Gloeocapsa sp. PCC 73106, the genomic segment GAGGTATGCTGATTCTTTGACCTTGACTGAGATCTCCACTCTCGTCCTTTGATGCACTATATTGTGTTTCTTTAGCCGAGTTTGAACTTACTAGTTTTCCTGCTTCTGGTATGAACTGTTGCCTTTTTACTTGTCGTTTTTGAGTTTCTTTAAAAATCAAGTAAACTAAATTAATCTCACTAATTTGCCCAATTTTGTCTATTACTGCGTCCAAGTCTCGGTATTGATCCATAGCTAGAGCCAAGATCAATTTGCGGTAAATCGTCTCTAATTGACCACCTGCTTTAGCTAAAGCTCTTGCTTTTTCTGTCATTAGCGTTATTCTGATTCCTTCCTTAGCTACTCCTCTCGCTTTTTGAGACAGCAATAACATATGTTCGGCTTTTATTTTTTCTCTGTTAAGATTTTCATAGGCTGGGTTTACCAATCGAGCTAAAACGCCATTAGCCAGTTCTTTGTCGGCTTTACTATTAGCTTTACAAGTATCTGGATGTAATTTTGGAACAATTTTAAGATATCTCAAACGAATTTCACGAGCATCTGCGTCTATGGGCACTCCTAGGATGGCGTGATAGTCGATTAGATCCAATTTGAACAGACCCTGTTTAATCTCAGATGACATAATCTTTAAGTTCCTAATATCATAATAATTAGTTTTTGTTAGGATGCTGATTTAATTTTTAGCTTTCCCATTGTGATAGGGGTGGTGTCTCAATTAAAGCTTGACTTAAAAAAGGATGAACATGACCATTAGTGGCGAGAATACGACCAGATTCTAGGCTTAGAGGCTTTTGATCGTAGGCGCTAACCTTTCCTCCTGCTTCTTCTACTATAACTATTCCTGCCGCTATATCCCAAGGGCGTATTCCTCTTTCCCAATAACCATCAACTCTTCCACAAGC encodes:
- a CDS encoding J domain-containing protein codes for the protein MSSEIKQGLFKLDLIDYHAILGVPIDADAREIRLRYLKIVPKLHPDTCKANSKADKELANGVLARLVNPAYENLNREKIKAEHMLLLSQKARGVAKEGIRITLMTEKARALAKAGGQLETIYRKLILALAMDQYRDLDAVIDKIGQISEINLVYLIFKETQKRQVKRQQFIPEAGKLVSSNSAKETQYSASKDESGDLSQGQRISIPPLDACVKRAQEYRINQKYKDAILELRDALQIDPQSGSCHALLGLVYIEQNSLSLAKVHIEKAWQTNPKDPIVIEAKEALSKQNQAKTLQQKSATPKPGMFSNLFGKKK